The Streptomyces tubercidicus DNA segment GTACTACGTTGCCTTTCTGGTCTCTGTGGTGGTCTATGCGCCTTTGCGGCTTTTGGTGCGCGGGGGCGGTAGGGCCGAGGTGGCGGAGCCGGTCGCGGTTGCGCCGGGAACGGGTGGGTGAGCCGGGCGCGCGGTGGGTTGGCCGGGCTCGCGGTGGGGCGCGTGCCTGGGGCGAGCGCTTCTCGCGCGGGAGGCGGGTCTGGCCGCTGCCGTGGCGAGCGCTGCCGGCATGACCGCTGCCGTGGTGGTGCGGCGGCAGGAATGCAGCCCCTTTTACCCGTCGGGTCGTGAAGCAAACCGGGGTGATATCCGGTTGGCGGCTGCGGATACGGGCACGCGATTGTCCGGAGGATGACAACTGTGGTTCCCCTTCTTCTGGTGCTGCCGCACTGATCATTTTCGGCGCCGGAATCGCAGGGAAGGGCTGATGGCGGTGCGCCATCGTGCTCACCGTGCGGCTCCCGGACCGGTGAGATGCCGCGGCACTCCGCTTGTCCGTGGCGGTTCGGACACGCGGGTTCGATCATTCCGAGGTTGCGAAGAACAAACATTTTCGTCCGAACTCGGAAATGTGTGGTTGATACCCGGGGAAGAGGGCACGCTTTCCGGCCTGAAGGCAAGTCGATGCGATACGAGGTGAGCTTTATCATGAGCACCGCCGAGGCTCCGCGCACGGTCACGGCGTCGCCGGTGCTGGAGCTTCAACTGGACTGCTATTCCGAAGTGGTCGGGCCCGCCCGGCACATTGCGGCCACGTTCCTGGAGCGGCTTGAGCCCTCCCCGGACAAGGACGCCCGGGACGCGGTGATCCTGGTCGTCTCCGAACTGGTCACCAACGCCGTTCGGCATGCAGGCGGCAAGCTCTGCACTCTGCGGCTGACCGCCGACCCGGAGTCGGTCGTGATCGCTGTGGGCGACTCCAGCCCCGTTCTGCCGCGCCCCCGTACGCCGGATGTGACCGGAGAAGGCGGCGGCTTCGGATGGTCGATGGTGTGTCGCCTCGCGGCAACCGTGGAGGTCCATAGCAAGCCGGCCGGTAAAACCGTGACGGCGGCCATATCCCGCCAGGACACCTCGGGCAGTGGCCGCTCGGGCCGTGACTGAAGAGCCACGACCCGAGAGCGCACCGTCCGTCGTGCATTTCTCCGTGATACCTGTCACCACCCCTGCGGGGTGGCCCGGAGGATATGGCGAACCGGAATTGGCGGGGACGACGCCAGCCACTGCCCGAATTCCGTGACGGTGTAATCGACATCTATTGTGCGTGGCGCAGTCCGCCGAATCCGAGGCACCGTCAACAGCCCGGTCGGCTCACCGAGTTACTCGCCACCAAACCGGCGGAGACGGAAGCGTGTGCGCGTCCGTCCGGTGACGCCCAATCGATGCCGTTGTTTGTTTTTTTTGCGTCCGCGGCCGTCCGGCGGCATTGTTCCCGGGTTCGGTCAGGGGGCGGCGTCCGGCCAGGGAACCTGGGTGGCGGTCGGGGCCGAGTAGTCGATGCCCGGTACCGCGAAGCCGTAGAGCCGCTGGACCTCGGCGTGGAACCAATCGAGGTCGGCGAGGCGGGTGATGCTCTCGGTGGTGGCCGTGTCCCACCGCTCGGTGACGGCGGCCTGGACCGCGCTGTTGAGTTCCCAGGCGTCCAGACGTACCCGGCCGTCGTCGTCGACGTCGAGCGGCCGGGCACCGGTGAGCTGGTCCCACAGGCCGGTCAGCTGGGCGATCGGCGGCACCATGGCGTCGCCGAGGACGCCGCGCAGCAACCCCACATAGAGCGCGATGCCGGGGATGGCAGTGGAGGACTGGGTGACCGCGGCGCCGTTGACCGAGGTCACCGCGCGGCCGCCGACCAGCTTCTCCAGGCGCTCGTTGAGCGTACGCGCGGTCGCTTCGAGGTGGGACTTGGCGGCGCCGATCGTGCCCTGCCGGTAGATCCCGTCCGTCAGAGGGGAGCCGATGTAGGACAGGGCGGCAGTGGTGAATCCGTCGGCGAGCAGCTCACGGTCGGCGAGGTGGTCGATCCACCGCTCCCAGTCCGCGCCGCCCATGACCGCGACGGTCTGCGCGATGTCGTCCTCCGTGGCCGGCTGTGTCTCCACCTCCTTGACCTCCGGCGTCCCCTCGCTGTCGAAGGCGAGGGTCTTGGTGCGGTACGACTCCCCGATGGGCTTGAGGGCGGAGGCGTAGGTGGCACCGGTGTCCGGGTCGGTACGGCGCGGTGCGGCGACCGAGTAGACCAGATGGTCCAGACGGCCGAAGCGCTCCCGGAGCAGCTCCGCGACCTCGTCCTTCATCGCGTCGGAGAACGCGTCGCCGTTGAGGAAGACCATCTCGTGCCCGTTCTTACGGGCGAGTTCAGCGGTGGCGGCGGTGCGGTACCAGCCGGCCGTGGCGGTGCGCCGCTCGGTGGGTGGCTTCTCGAAGCAGACGCCGATGCCGCGGATGCCCACCCGGGCGAGCCCCGCGATCGTCGCGGCCAGCCCGTAGCCCGCCGAGGACCCGATGACGAGCGCCACCGGCGCGCTGCTCGGGGCCTCCTCGGCGGCGGGGACGGCCTGCCACATCTCCTGTACCAGACGTGCGCAGCCGGCCGGATGGGAGTCGAGGAAGAGGAAGCCGCGGCTGCGCGGGGTGATGACTCGTTCGCTCATGAGGCACGTCCTTCGGGTCGTCGCGGAGGAAGCGGCGGGCCGCACCGAAGCACGCCCCGCACCCTGCAAGTCTGCGACCAAGCACCATCCCATGATCAGTTGTGCGGACACAGTAATGAGGGGGCGGTTTTGGAGAATTTCCCTCAGTCCGCCGACGAGCGCGCTACGGACCACGCCCGGCGCGTCGCCCGGACCCGGGCCCACCGGCCGAGCCGACGCGCA contains these protein-coding regions:
- a CDS encoding ATP-binding protein, yielding MSTAEAPRTVTASPVLELQLDCYSEVVGPARHIAATFLERLEPSPDKDARDAVILVVSELVTNAVRHAGGKLCTLRLTADPESVVIAVGDSSPVLPRPRTPDVTGEGGGFGWSMVCRLAATVEVHSKPAGKTVTAAISRQDTSGSGRSGRD
- the fabV gene encoding enoyl-[acyl-carrier-protein] reductase FabV translates to MSERVITPRSRGFLFLDSHPAGCARLVQEMWQAVPAAEEAPSSAPVALVIGSSAGYGLAATIAGLARVGIRGIGVCFEKPPTERRTATAGWYRTAATAELARKNGHEMVFLNGDAFSDAMKDEVAELLRERFGRLDHLVYSVAAPRRTDPDTGATYASALKPIGESYRTKTLAFDSEGTPEVKEVETQPATEDDIAQTVAVMGGADWERWIDHLADRELLADGFTTAALSYIGSPLTDGIYRQGTIGAAKSHLEATARTLNERLEKLVGGRAVTSVNGAAVTQSSTAIPGIALYVGLLRGVLGDAMVPPIAQLTGLWDQLTGARPLDVDDDGRVRLDAWELNSAVQAAVTERWDTATTESITRLADLDWFHAEVQRLYGFAVPGIDYSAPTATQVPWPDAAP